One part of the Candidatus Eisenbacteria bacterium genome encodes these proteins:
- the cmk gene encoding (d)CMP kinase — MKRAFVVAIDGPAGAGKSTTARGVAERLGLLHVDSGAMYRAVAWYAGQRDVPLDDETALLGLLSKARIQAGPEGLRIDGHFVEPHIRTAAAGEAASRVAVYPKLRRRLVRIQRSLAVPPGIVMEGRDIGTVVFPRADLKIFLTASPEARARRRVEQLAAAGEDADLAAIEAQIRDRDRRDSERAASPLLPAPNAYPLDTTNLTLEEQVDLAASWAGLARFGGPKRTLYYWFGSGFVANFARLFLRIRITGREHIPLRGPLIVACNHISFWDPPLVGSLFPRVLAFLAKEELFQNKVFGALIAGYNSIPIPRGPRARSALRGAEGVLDRGGAVLIFPEGTRSKTGSFLPPRAGISHLAAVSRAPVLPARIKGSRQIRRSMLRKVEIRIAFGSMMMPPVGPPGQREDGHAYARRVMDAIAALSVD, encoded by the coding sequence TTGGTACGCGGGGCAGCGCGACGTGCCGCTCGACGACGAGACGGCGCTTCTCGGGCTCCTCTCCAAGGCGCGCATCCAGGCGGGGCCGGAAGGGCTCCGCATCGACGGCCACTTCGTCGAGCCCCACATCCGCACCGCCGCGGCCGGCGAAGCGGCCTCCCGCGTCGCCGTCTACCCCAAGCTCCGGCGCCGCCTCGTGAGGATCCAGCGGTCGCTCGCCGTGCCGCCCGGAATCGTCATGGAAGGGCGGGACATCGGCACCGTCGTCTTCCCGAGAGCCGACCTCAAGATCTTCCTCACCGCCTCGCCCGAGGCGCGCGCCCGGCGCCGCGTCGAGCAGCTCGCCGCGGCGGGGGAAGACGCGGACCTCGCGGCGATCGAGGCCCAGATCCGGGACCGGGACCGCCGGGATTCCGAGAGGGCGGCGAGCCCGCTCCTCCCGGCGCCGAACGCCTACCCTCTCGACACGACGAACCTGACGCTCGAGGAGCAGGTGGATCTCGCCGCGAGCTGGGCCGGGCTGGCCCGCTTCGGGGGCCCGAAGAGGACCCTCTACTACTGGTTCGGAAGCGGGTTCGTGGCCAACTTCGCCCGCCTCTTCCTCCGGATCCGGATCACGGGCCGGGAGCACATTCCGCTCCGGGGGCCCCTGATCGTGGCCTGCAATCACATCTCTTTCTGGGACCCGCCCCTCGTGGGTTCCCTCTTCCCCCGGGTTCTGGCCTTCCTGGCCAAGGAAGAACTCTTCCAAAACAAGGTGTTCGGGGCCCTGATCGCAGGCTATAATTCGATTCCGATTCCAAGGGGGCCCCGGGCGCGATCGGCGTTGCGCGGCGCTGAAGGAGTTCTCGATCGCGGGGGAGCCGTGCTCATCTTCCCGGAGGGCACGCGCAGCAAGACCGGGTCGTTCCTTCCGCCCCGTGCCGGCATCTCGCACCTCGCCGCCGTGAGCCGCGCTCCGGTGCTGCCCGCGCGGATCAAGGGATCCCGGCAGATCCGTCGTTCCATGCTCCGAAAGGTGGAGATCCGGATCGCGTTCGGATCGATGATGATGCCTCCCGTGGGACCTCCGGGCCAGCGGGAGGACGGTCACGCGTACGCACGCCGCGTCATGGACGCGATCGCGGCGCTCTCCGTGGACTAG